Genomic segment of Dromiciops gliroides isolate mDroGli1 chromosome 3, mDroGli1.pri, whole genome shotgun sequence:
ACAGGAAGCAAGCCTCAGAGCACCTGGGTGGAGTAGAAAGGTGGCTCTTCCCTCCAGCCAGAAGCTGACCATGGCCAGGGTGGGTTTGGCAGCAAACCAGGGCTGGATTTCACCCAAAAGGCATAGCCAGTAATCAGGTTTGCGCACAGCAGTCCCCAGAGGAAGGCAGGACAGTGTGGtcaggacagacagacagacttccTCCTGTTCTTGCAGCAGGAAAGCTCTGAGGAACCCTAGCGCCTCAGAGACCCCTCTGGAGATCCAGCTCCAGCTCTGCTGGGATGGGTGGGAGAGAGTGAGAAATCACCATCCAGGCCCTGGGCCTGCCCTCTGGAGGGGGGAATTCAAGGCTTTCTCGAGTCCTTTCCAGTGCTAAGGTCTGGAacagatggtgaccacgaagggacagGGAGGGTAaatttctgttaagggctaaaattctagctcgtctgtctaaaatatctaacgagtggtcgccaataagcaagagttaggcttttaagcatttattaaggagaataagaatttggtaaagagagaagaaaaggcctagattcctatctattaaagggagagcgcatttctagctccgctctccaccagagtcctcaggaaagagccccagtcagaacgccaggctccccccttcttcctcccacaagcaaacgtcacttcctgacgccaaagagaagactcctggtcttgctctGAGACCTTCACCTCgcggtggagcttttctacagtaagtctccagcaggtggcgtcattccaatcgctACAAAGCCGCAGCGTTGGCAGAGGGAGGGTCGGTGTCACTGGATCCAAAAGGAGGTGTGGATAGTAAAGTGTAAGGAGCCGGGAAGGGctggttaggaagggctttgaatggtgAATTCCCAAGCCATAGGGAGGCACTGCAGCCTAgtgggaggggcaggaggagagAGCACATGGTCAGTAGCTGAAAGGAGGGTGGGGGCTGGAGGAaggaagacccccccccccccagccatcaCTATAATCCAGGCATGAAGCAATGAGGGTGCGCACCAGGGAGGGGCAGCATCAGGAGAGAGGCTGCAGAGGTAGAGGCACTGCCCAGGCCACATCTGGGGGGAGACAGTGAGCCTGAGACCTCTCCCGGACATCCAGTCTGCAGGCCACTGGACAGGAGGGGACCAGGCCAATCCTCCGCATGGAGATGGTAATGaaatggcaggggaggggggagagaaagtgcTCAGACGGGTGCGAGGACAGGACGGGGAGAAGGGATGATCGGCAGGGTCCCAGGAGACACCTCGAGGACTTTGGAGGGGGCAGTGTGGGTGGCACGCCAGGGTCGGAAGCCAGACCGAGGAGTTCagaagtagaaggaaggaagcagacgCTGACCACTGAGCGGGCGGAAGGCGTTCGGACCCCTCAGGCAGGCCCATGGCTCTTCTCTGCCCCCCCAGCCAAGACCCTGGAGAAACTGGAGGCCCTTCACCtgagctccctccctcccctgtggTCACTCCGGCCCCCTCTGCCTCTCTGGGCCCAGGATCTGTGCAAGGCAGCACAGGCAAATCCGGCCGCTGGGCACCAAAGGTCACGGGTTTGGAGGCCAGAAGCAGGGCCCCCTGCCCCCTTCTCACTTTCCCCACGTGTATGAGAGGGCAGTGGGTCTGCGGGGCTCACGGGGCCCTCTGGGGATCTCTCCTGACAGAATGCTCGCCCACGATCAGCTCTGGGCACTtggacctgaacccagggctcTGCCAACACGGGTTCCGGGGAGGCTGTGCAGCCTGGAGGGGAGAGCTTTCTGGGGGCTGGTGACCTCCGGCAAGGCAAGGCCCTGGTTCCTCCTCCTCTAAGGGCGGAGCCTGAGCAGAGAAGAGGGCCGGGCCTGGTCTAGGCAGCCAGTCAGCCCCACAGGCCAGGCTCCCCAGCCTGGCCCAGAGGGCCCACAGCTCCTCCGGTACCTCCTCATCACTTCCCTCGGCTCCAGCTGTCGGCCCCCCTCCACTGCCTTCTGTAGGCCCTGCGGACGCGCCCCCACTAGAAGGGCAAATGAGCCAGCAGCCATCTCCCCGAGAAGGGAGCCCGGGTCTGGACTGCCGGACTGGGCTGGGAGCAATTGGACAGCAGTCCCAGTGGGCatggggggtggaggagggggtggggccaggctacccccccccccggggcattcttccctctcccacttctCCTGCTCTCCATCTGGGGGTCCTCAGTGTGGGGACGCCCAGGGAGGACCATCCTCACCTCTGGCTAGAGTCAGAAATGGTTCCCAGGACAAGTGAGCCCACTGGGGGCTCCCTTTAGGGCCTGGGGTcacaagacccaagttcaaatctggcctcaggtgtGTCCCAGCTGGGTGACTCAGGGAAAGTCCCTCCACCactgcctgcctgcctcagtttccccaactgtaagcCGGGGGTCTGAATAGCGCCTGCCTCTCTCACAAGGCTGTCATAACGGCTAATCTTTGTCAAGCGTCttgctcttcctccttcttcttcccaatGGCCTCACATAAAGATGACCGGTCAGAGCACCCCTCAGAGGGGAGGGACAACCACAGCCTCAGTCTCCATGGGCCTGGCTCTAGCACCAGTGGCCTGGGGGGCTTCCCTCTTTCTGAGACCTCCCTGTgatctttccctctctgggcctcagtttccccaaccatAAAGATGGGGCACTGGGCTCGGTCACTTCTACAGGACCAGAGGCTCCAAGGTCTGAGATCAGGAGGGGCTACCTGCCCTCCTAGCCGAAGGCCAGCGGACATCTTCTGGACTGTGTCCACCCTAGAGCACTGAAGGGCCAGAGGTGTGAAGGCGGCTCGACAGAGCTAGGTCCCTCAGACCTACTAGCGCTTGCTCACGGCCCCCCATCATCTGCCCCCAGGCTCAGGGCTCTGCAGCCGGCACGAAGGTTCTAAGCTGGTGCAGGCCCGTGTGCCCTCCCTGCGGGGTGACCGTGGCTGCTTCCCCAGCAGGCTCCAGGACGGGAAGGTccgtccctctccctctccctctctgcaaTGGAGGACATCCTGACAGCTTTCTCTAGATCACGGCTTCTCTCCCTAATATGTTCGATGTCTGTCTCCAGTGCCTGGGGGCTTGGGGTGGTCCTGCAGAGGACCTCACCCCTCCTAGCCACATGCCCGTGGCTGCCCCGAGCCGGAAGGACATTCCCCCAAATCATTTTGTAAACTAAGGAGTACCGGAGGCCAGGGATCCAAGGAGCACAGGACCCAGCTGTTCCTGCTCCATCCGTCCTCTGGACCCACCCACCGCCCTTCCTGCCCCCAACACGAGGGACGCAGCCCAAGGACGGCTGACCTGCACCTACTGCTGAAATGTTAGCTAAGCCCACTGAGGCCATTCGCTCCTATTTAGCCCCACGTCCACTCCTTGGGAGGGAGCCAGCACTGCCTTCACTTCACGAGGGGACATTGAGCCCATACAAGGGCAGGAGACGCGTCCGGGGCAACTCGATCAGGCTGCCTCTTATCAGAAAGGAAGGCCCGAGGCCTGTGGCCTCCACCCTGGAGACCCCAGCCCTTCTTAGTGGTCAGCAGGACAGTGTCCCGAATGTGGGCCCCAAAAGGGAAGGTCTGAGGTAGACAGTGGGAGGGCCAGAGACCACCTTCCATGCACATGTTAGATGGaggccccaccccccccaagtcTGCACTGGCTGCAAAGCTGCCCTTTGGCCCTGGGGGGTTGGAGTGTGAATAAACACAAACAGACCCGAACCTCGGGACTTTTTAATGTGACTCAGCAATAACGCGAGCCAGAGGTCACCTGGAAATGCCCACAATCCCTACCTGGCTGGACAGTTTCTACAAAACTCAAGGGCCAGGTTTGAGGCCTTGTCACAGAAACCAGGAGGGGCTGGTCTTCAGGGTGCCCTGGGCCCAGCCAGGAGGGAGCCAGGGCCGGAGCTGCCCGGTCAGGAGGGAGCTGGGGCCGGAGCTGCCCGGCTGGTGCTGGAGCTGCCCAGTCAGGAGGGAGCTAGTGCTGGAGGTACCTGGTCAGTAGCTGCCCAGTCAGGAGGGAGCCAGGGCCGGAGCTGCCTGGTTGGTGCTGGAGCTGCCCAGTGGGTGCTAGAACTGCCTGGTCAGGAGGGAGCCGAGGCTGGAGCTGCCCGGATGGTGCTGGAGCTGCCCGGTCGGTGCTAGAACTGCCCAGTCAGGAAGGAGCTGGGGCCGGAGCTGCCCGGTCGGTGCTGGAGCTGCCCAGTGGGTGCTAGAACTGCCTGGTCAGGAAGAAGCTGGGGCTGGAGCTGCCCAGTTGGTGCTGGAGCTGCCCAGTAAGTGCTAGAACTGCCTGGTCAGGAGGGAGTCGGGGCCGGAGCTGCCTCCGCCGGAGCTGGGCCGGCCAGGGCAGCCTGCAGGAGACCCTCCGTCTCGGGCGTCAGGGGTGCGTGAGAGAAGCCGCAGTGGTCCCCCTGGTAGCACTTGGCCCCGGTGTGGAAGAACTTGCAGGGGAATTCCTGGTGCAGGAAGCGGCAGAGCTCGCCCCGCGTGCAGTAGCCCTGCACATAGAACTTGCAGAGCTGCTGGAACTTGAGGCCCTGGGCCGCGTGGTCCAGCCGGCACTGCTCTCCACGGACACAGCGCCCAGCCAGGAAGTACTTGCACACCCGCTgggagcccagggtcacagtgttcTTCTCGATGAACTCCTGGCTCACAGGTGGCCGCTCCTGGGCCGCGGGAGGGACTGCCGGGTGCCCAGGACCCGTGGCCCTCGCAGGCCCTGCCCGCTTCTTTTTCTTGGCAGCCCTTGCGCCACGCTTGGCTCCTTTcttggccttgccctcagaggaaGGGGGCGCTGGGGGCTCCGGGGCTGCCGTGGGGGCCTCCCGCTCACGTCTGTACTGCTCCAAGAGCTGGGCAAAGTCCTCCTCCTGGGGCTGCTTCCCCTTGGCCGCCGAGCCGCCAGCCTCTGTGCTCTTCCTCTTGCCCTGGCCGCCACGCTTCCTAGGCCTGGCTTCACCGGGCCCGGGACCACAGGAGACCCCACCAGGGCTTGTGGCCCTGGGCCTTGGCATGGGAGCAGGCCTGGAGGTCATCGGTGAGGCTGGAGTCGGCGCCGGGATGGGAGGCTGGCAGGCCACATTGGGGGAGAGCATGGGATTAGGTGGTTTGCAAAACAGGTCCCCAAAATCACAGCAGGGGGAGCCCCCCAAGTGCAGTCTCTCTGTGACCTCCAGGTTGCCAGGGAGGGCGGGCTCCAGGGGGCTAGGAGGCTCACAGAGTGCACCCCCCATGCCACAGGGGCTGGGGGGAGAGCCTGGGGGGGCCGGCCCAGGGCTCGGCCGTGGGCAGCTTAGCCTCCCCCAGCCCTCCTGGTCCGAGGCACCCAGCATGGGATTCGGGGGTCTGGAGAAGAGATCTTCAAAGGGCACCAGGCCGGCTGGGCACAGTGTGGAGGACATGCTTCAAGGGCTCCTGGCAAGACTTTTTCTGGGGTCCGAGGGGAGGTGCCCTGCAAGAAAGCACCCAGTGGGTCTAACTCCAAAGCCTGCTGCAGGCCTCTCTGGGGCCCCCCTCTCTCTGCCTGAAATAGGGGCTAGGCACGGGCTGGGGGGCCCTGTACatccccccaaacccctcccccaGGCCTCCCTGAGACCCCCCTCCTGAAGGGTGGGACTGGGGGGGCCCTgtacatccccctccccccccaggccTCCCTCTGAGAgcccccctcccctctgcctGAAAGGAGGGGCTAGGCACGGGCTGGGGGGCCCTgtacatcccccctccccccccaggccTCTTTGGGCACCCCCCCTCTGCCTGAAAAGAAGGGCTAGGCACGGGCTGGGGGGGCCCTGTacatcccccttcccccccccaggCCTCCCTCTGAGGTCCCCCCTCTTCCTAAAAGGCGGGGCTGGAGAAGGGGTTCCCCCCCCAGCTTCCTCTGGTGTACTGcatggtacacagtaggtgctttggAGCTACAGAAAGATTCAGAGGcagctccaccccccccccccaccgtgccgccccctctccccccctctctccagGGGACCATCAGCCTGGGGGAGCGGagcctcctccccgcccccactgGCCCACCCTTCCCAGCATCCCCCGCACCGGTCCGGCCCCGCCTTCGCCGACCTCCCGCTCAGCAGCTGAGTCTCCCCGGCAGCAGGAGGCGCGCCAGCAccacggtgggggggggggagaatgccCCTGACCCTGGCCGTGACCTCAGCCGAGCGCCTCGCGAGGTCACGTGGCCATAAGGCGCGCTCTGACTCTccgacctccccccccccccatcgcAAGCTCCGGGCGACGTGACGCGCCGAGTCGCCGTGAAGCGCagatttcccccccacccccaccctgcccgGCCGCCGCAGTCCGGGATCCGAGACCAGACCGAGGCTAGGCGCGTGCGCAGAACggccctccccccctcctcccgcACCCTCAGCGTTCACCCGCACACACAGACGCTCGTGGCCTGCCAGCGCCGCGAATCCGCGTTCCCAGAAGGCTCCGCGCCCGGACGCTAACCAATTCTCGGGTCAGAGCactaactgccccctccctcccaggaAAGCCAGGCTCCACCGAGCTAGCTCCTTTCGGGATGCGCGGGAGAAAGGCCTGCGCTCGCTCACCTAGCTCCGTCACGCTCTCGCGCTCAGCCACGATTCGGGCGTCGCTTAGCTCTATTGCGCATGTACGGAAGAAAGGCAGAGCCTCCCACCAATCAGGAACTAGAGTGTGCCTAACCCCCCCCCCGTCCTGTCTCTATGGCAACCGCGGGCACGCCAGGACCCGGGACCTAGAGAGAGACAGGCATAGTAGCCAATCCGAAGAGGGGAGAAACTAGGCGTCCCGCCCACCTGCTGCTTCTGCCCATAGGCGCCCAAGCCTTGCTCTGGAGCCGGGCGCTGGAACGGGGATCTTTAAACGTCCTTTTGAAAGTTCTCCTACCCAGATAGAGGTGCTGGGTAACCTTGAGCCCGCTGTGGGGCTTGTTTCTCCATCCCTGACctccaggggtgggggggagcttgCAAATCTCTGAGTCCGTCCCCTCCTCTCTGGCCGCCGGGGGTAAGGGGAGAAGGGCCTGGAAGAACCATTAATAGGGCGCCCGCTGTATGTCAGACACCGCTCAGCGCCCAAGCCCAGCCCGCAAGCTCCCTAAGGAGGGGGCCTGAAAACTTTGTGGCCTGCAGGTACACAGCAGGCGCTTAACTAGGCTTGGATGAATGAACCTGGGGCTGGGCGCCCAGGGCGAGTGACCGCTGCCCTCTCTTCACCTCGTTGGGAGTCCCAAAGGGACCCCTAAGGAAAGCCCCCGGAGGAGGGAGCACGGGAATGGCTGAGTCCTGGGAACCAGAAGCTGCCCAGTCTGAGGGAAGGGCTTTAAGTAGATCTGGGACCTGACCAACCCCCGGAATATACACCGGGAAGAAACCCTTCAGCGTCCCTTCTGCCCTGGTAGTCCGTCAGGACACACGCTAGACAGAGGTCAAAGCTTTCAGACACAGGTCAGTCTGCACCCTACGGGGAGGACTCATACTGGTGAGAAGCCCGCACGCAGTGATGGTGGGAAAAGTTCATCCCTTATCCTTCGCAAGACagttcacactggagaaaaaccctacGAATGTAAGGACTATGGAAAGGCCTTGGCACTATCAAAAATTACATAGAGTTttcatacctgtcctcctacaagataaacaAAACCAGGAACTCACATAGATCAGAGAAGGTcaattctgtctctcctactAGAAGTAAGAACCTCACAGGAAACCAAATCAGAGAATTGGTAGGAAAACTAAGCACCGATTTATTTCATCCCAATAACAAGCAAGTATGACATATGGAGAATCTTTCAAAGGAAAGGTCTCAaagattttccctttttgtgacAGTATTtaaaccccccccttttttttctttcactggaTACAGGGTAACATCTTTCATTAGCATGCATGCTACAAATCAACTCAAAGCAAATACCACAACTGTAAatcaaacaatacaaatcagtttagcAGCTCAACTTAAAGTAGACGCTATTATTAGATTATGTGGAAACCGGAAGGGTTTTTATCAAAGACCAGGAGGTCTGGATAGTAGATTAGGAGAATGataagatctatttactttcttggaaaagaaaatagtgaaTGTGGCATTTAAGTTTGTTTCTTCTCTTGAGGAAAGTAAATAAAAACTGTCAGGCTTCGGTTTGAAGTCTTTGTCAAAAGGCATTTttctcctattaatccagggtctcatagaaTCCACTTGGATAATTcagcagctccatcaaatccaggtgattttTAGATACTCATTAACCATCTCACTTGTATCTAGATGGTTAAATTTGGCATAACAATACAGAATTCCTCCCTTGTCAAACACCAAAGGAGCCCCACTGCAGAAAGATTCCATGAATGCCATTCCTGTGGGAAAGCCTCAGCCAGAATGCTCGCCTTACAAGACTTCAGAGGAGCCATGTCAGAGGGAAACCCTATGAGTgtcatgaatgtgggaaagcctttggTTGCCATTCTGGTCTTCTTCAGCACCAGAGGATTCACACAGGGGAGAGACCCTCTCAATgtcatgaatgtgggaaggccttcactGAGCCCTTATACCTGACTCAGAACAACAGAATTCACTCTGGAGAGAATGCCTTTGAATATGATCAATGTGGCAAATCTTTCAGCGAGTGTGCACACTTAGCCCAGCATCAAAAAGTCCATAATGGAGAAAGACCCCACACGTGTGGGAGTTGTGGTAATGCATTTAGTCTTCAATCAGCCTTTATTCaataccagagaattcacactggagaaacCTCctgtgaatgtgggaaagccttctcACAGAACTCATATTGCtcactggagagaagccctataAATGTATCAGAGTGCCTTCAAGTATGGTTCAGACTTCATCCAACAACAGAAGCTTCACACTAGAGAGTAATTGCAACAGTGATAAAGTGAAATCTCCAATGCCAAGGAGGCAAGAGAGGAAAGCATATGATGATGTCTTTGTTTAAAAGCCTTGTTGTGTTCTGGGTAAATGTGCATTTACTGATTAGATACCACCATAGCTTGGGTTTGTATCTCCAAGGCCCTGTAAAACAAgctgatataggggcagctaggtggtgcagtggatggagcaccggccctggagtcaggagtacctgagttcaaatccggcctcagacacttaacacttactagctgtgtgaccctgggaaagtcatttaaccccaattgcctcacttaaaaaaaaaataaaacaagctgaTGTGACCACAAGGGTTTGATTTTGTAAGGGATCACTTAAAATGATTAAGTAGCTGGCAAGTAGGCTAGGAAAGAGTTTGCACTAAGGAGTGAGCTGGCAGCAGGGCCACTGATTGGGAAGaattgaggaaaggaaggaataaagcagggagggagggaaggaaggagggagggagagagggaagggaagaaatatgggaggaaggaaggaaagaagaaagggagaaaagggggaggaagaaaaagaggagggaaatatGTTCCTGGCTCTGTCCTCAGCTCTGGAATATCAGATGTAccaaaggagttcacattctactaGAGGAGGCTGACCCCCTCGTGGGCAGTTTGGGTCTGGGGACCCAAAGAGACTATGAGTTGATCCTTAGGTGGAGGGCAGTAGGTACCCTTTCATCAGTAAGAGGAAGATAAATTGGGCGACTGGGCCATggacagagggaaaagagggaaggggttCAAGTGAAGAACTGCTCTTCTTTAGTCATTCCATTTAGCCACTTTCCCTTCTTGGCCTCTTTGCTTCtttcagactcttttttttttttcattttttcagactCAATTTAAATCCTACCCTCTGCAAAAGGTCTTTcccagtctcttttttttttttggggggggggtgaggcaattggggttaagtgacttgcacagggtcacacagctagtaagtgttaagtgtctgaggccggatttgaactcaggcactcctgaatccagggccggtgctttatccactgcgccatctagctgccccttttttctttctttttttttttttttggtgcttccCAGTCTTTTGAGCTGCTAATGCTTCCCCTTCCAGACTACCTCTCAtctactctgtgtgtatgtgcctGTACATATACAGATAGAACAGTATTTCCATAAAATCAGAATACGAGACAGAGAGACTGTACTTCAGTCATTTcactattagattgtaagcttcttgaaggcaaggggctgtttttgtttttctttgtgtctgtAATGATTAACCTAGTGCCAGGCACCTAGTAGGCATCCATTAAGCACCCAACAGTCCCAGGTACTGTGAGGTGACAAACTACAATATGGCCCCTGCCATACAGGGCACACTCAATACAAAACCTACACAAAGACATttcctgggagggagggggagagacttcCTGTGGGAAGGAGGAAGTCTGGGAtcctggaggggaaggaggaagaggcgGCAGAGGCTGCCTGGTCCCATTCTTCATCTTACAATTGAGGAACTGAAGCTCCCATGTGGGAAACAGGATTTGCCCAGGTATAGAACTTGGTGTCTGAAATGGGATTGGGACTTTTTCCAAAATGGAATATGtgagcacccactatgtgccagtcactacaCATAGGtgagcacccactatgtgccggTCACTATGCATAGGtgagcacccactatgtgccggTCACTACACATAGGtgagtacccactatgtgctggTCACTGCATAAGTTGCTTTTGATaaatgtcacttaatcctcagaACACTGGGAGAACTAGGTGCTGTTATCCCTGTTTTGCAGCTGGGAAAGTTGAAGCAGGCAGGGgtgaagggtctgaggcaggatttgaactcaggcccccacccccccccccagttcctcTGCCTCTACTTCTCTAGCACTTTGGGTTCTGTGTCCCATGTCcaacttgatcctcacaactgttCTCtccattggacagatgaggaaacaagcccagagGGGTCACAGGGAAGATTGTGGTCCAACCCTAGCATGAATGAGAAAGTTAGAGAATTAGCACTGAGAGGGTTAGGGTCTTCCTGCTGCTGCACTAAACTTTAAACTAAAGGTTTAAAGGAGGCTTAGGTTATTGCTGCTGTGTGATCTGCAGCCATTGAGGCCCCACCCCCAGCACAGCCACACCCTCCTATTCAGTGCTCTTTAGAATATCCATTAGGGAGTGCATTCTTTTTCCCCTTGTTACAGAGGGGGAAAACAGAGGGTTAAGGAAACTCAGGAGTCTCGGGCAATCACAGGCTCACAGACTCTGAGGGACTTTGAAGAGCACttagtggaaactgaggcctcgcTCAAGGCCAAAAGCCTGCTGCCCAGTATTCTGAAAGGTCGGGAGCCTGGGCAGCTTGGGGGAAGTCCAAGGGAAGACACTGTGAGGTAGGAAAGCAGTCTGGGCCTGGCCAATGGAGCTGgatggtggaggggggggggtgctctGAATGCCTGGGGAGTctctatttgatcttggaggcaatcgGGCTACTGGCTCTCAGAGGCAGGAAGTCATAGGGTCTGTCCTGGGCTGTTAGGTCACTCAAGAAAGCAGCTGGGGCTGTTGGAGGAGGCCCAGCCCCAGAGTTCTCACGTGGGACAGAATCCTAAGATGTTAGGACAAGAAGCAGGGTGTGTGGGATGAATGTGAGGCTGTCCCTGGGGGCTGGCAGAGTCCCCTGGACCTGCAAAGTATCCAGACCgaggagctggggtgggggtagaCAAGTTCTTTTCCAAAAGGCCAGGGGCTTTAGTGAGCTGCAAGGTGAAGGGGAGTCGGCCTTGGGACCCACCTGCCCCACCGAGCTCTCTCCTCACCAGACACATCTGGAGAAGTCAGCACAGTCTTGGCGAGCCAGCTCAGCAAGGACATGGATGAGCGTGAGAACGGGCAGAGATGGGgagccaggatggggaagggtcACGACCCCCTCGCCTAAGGACTGACAGAAGGAGTTGGGAATGTTTGGCCTGGAGGACAGGAGCaggaagggagaaactgaagGGCTGTCAGGAAGCCTTCCTCCCTGGGGGTCTGTGGGAGCTGCTTGGTGGGTGTGCTGGAGAAGGAATCCTTTCTTGGGGCTAGGCTGGAAGAGCCACAGGCCTCTTCTGCCCCTGAAACGCTGGGCCTTCCCCTGCCTAGGCCACAGGGGCAGCCCCCGAAGAGCGGAGGATCTGGCTAGGTTCAGCTGCTTTCTGGTGCAAGGTATAGGCCAAAATCGAGAGGAGCGTCCAGCTGGAGAAGTCAGAGGAGGTTCAGAGAAGCAAAGTCAGCCCAAACAACAGTGACTTCTGCCTCGGAGGCATCGACTAGCTTTGGCCTACTGCCTGGCTGGGTATAATAAATGATAGCTCTAGCCTGTGCCTTCAAAGTACAGGAACCCGAGGCCTTTGGGTGCTTCCTGGTGATGTAGCTTCAGGCAAGTAGCAGAATGTCTC
This window contains:
- the LOC122749600 gene encoding zinc finger CCCH domain-containing protein 8-like; its protein translation is MSSTLCPAGLVPFEDLFSRPPNPMLGASDQEGWGRLSCPRPSPGPAPPGSPPSPCGMGGALCEPPSPLEPALPGNLEVTERLHLGGSPCCDFGDLFCKPPNPMLSPNVACQPPIPAPTPASPMTSRPAPMPRPRATSPGGVSCGPGPGEARPRKRGGQGKRKSTEAGGSAAKGKQPQEEDFAQLLEQYRREREAPTAAPEPPAPPSSEGKAKKGAKRGARAAKKKKRAGPARATGPGHPAVPPAAQERPPVSQEFIEKNTVTLGSQRVCKYFLAGRCVRGEQCRLDHAAQGLKFQQLCKFYVQGYCTRGELCRFLHQEFPCKFFHTGAKCYQGDHCGFSHAPLTPETEGLLQAALAGPAPAEAAPAPTPS